The DNA window ctctgtgcggggtctggggaagggtgtcagtggcaagccttaccctcgcctgtgcaatacgaggagaccgcgactcgaacccgggaccttccggtcacaggcggtaagactctaccgcttacaccaggcccgcccttcacacacacacacacataccacTTACATAATCATTTTCCTAGAACCCAAAACATATTATACTAGCATATCTTGAACTCTTGTTGTGTCCATAAAATTGACACATGTGATTAAGGAAGTATGTCACGTTATAGCTCTCTTTGTTCTATTGATGAAGGATAATTCCTTAAAAAATATTCACACTTTGTCCATTTACTGTAATAATGAAGCCCAATTTATTCGAATGCCATCTGCGCATTTAtgtaaattaaattgttcactaGTGGTTTggttttctttccttttcttgcCTATATATGCCTCAATACATTGGCCTCACAAGGTCTGGAGTGTTAAGTGTTCAATTGTCTGTTGTTAATGCTTTTGATGTAACAGCTGGTTTTCTATTCTGCAGTTCACAAGATCAGGCCATACGCAACAACCTAGCAATGCTATCATGATCACAAGCACAATCAGTGTTGTTTTTTTCAGCACAATTGTAAGTTCTTTCTCAACCTCCAATGCCTATAGATAGATTACACACAATATAACAAGCTAGGTTGATTTTCAAACTTATATTGCAGACAAATACCAAACATAAGAACATGACTTGTGATAGAGGCATTCCTTTTCCTGCTACAACATGGGTCTGACTCAAACAACTATTCTCTGTTCATGCAGGTCTTTGGGCTACTGACAAAGCCACTGATCAGGCTCTTGATCCCACCAAGGCACCTATCCAGGGAAGCAAGCGCCCTTTCCGAACCATCCAGCCCGAAGTCTTTCTTTGAGCAGCTAGCCGCGAACAGCCCTGGTCTCCCGGATCTTGAGAATAGCATAAGCCTACACCGCCCGACAAGCCTCCGTTTGCTCCTAGCGAGCCCGGCACGGTCGGTCCACTATTACTGGCGCAAGTTTGACAACAGTTTCATGAGGCCCGTGTTTGGCGGCCGCGGCTTCGTCCCCTTCGTCCCTGGTTCGCCGACTGAGAGCAGCGTGCCGCTGCTTCCTGGCAATGAGAACTGAAACCAGCGTATCCTGGGGACTGTGAATTCAGCAGAAGTTTTGTAAATTAGCTTCGCTTAGGTATTAATTATATAATTAAATGATGTAAATCTAGGTGGTAGATTCAGCTTGTATATACATACTATAATGTAGGCTAGTTGCCTGACCAGTGACCATACGGTTGTGGATATCAACATCTCACAATGAATTTGTATTTATATATAAAATACTCTCTATATATTGGATCACAAAATATGTACCATCTGCGATTAAGCAATATGTAAATTATCAATCCATTTTGGAGTGAATATTATTatgcttttttttaaaaaaatcaaacggGGGGAGAGCTTCcccaccaaattccattattacGAACCAAAGGCTCCAGTTAACTGAAGCTTACAGGAGAATTACAGGACAGGAGGTAGCGATGCCAATTGTTCAGGCTGCGTACAGCGTACATCATGATCATGCTTCAGGCGTTTGCGCCAGACAACAAGATCATCAGAAACTTTGGTTATAATACAATGACTAGAAGAGATTTCATTTCTAAAAACTTCACCATTCCTAGCGTCACACGGTCGCCAAAGAATTGACAGTAGGATAAATCAAAGGCTTAAATTATTCACGGGAGGATCCTATGCAGAGGAGATTGTTGATGAGAAGTTTACGATTGATGCAATGTTTTATATCAAAGGCTTTGGCATTTTTAGCCCTTGGCCTTCTCAATCCCATGATAGCCAGCAATCTAAATGGAGCTATAGCCTCTAAATTACACATGAGAGCAAATAGCTGACCTTCCTGCATTACGTTGGGCGTTTTTCAGTGTAGTTTGTTTCTCTCCTGATCTGTAGTCATCCCAAACACATCTACCGAGTTTTTTCAGTGAAGATGGTGTCTCACTTGATTTGCAGTTTTGCACCCAGAAGGCAAGAAATCTCACCCATTGCATCTTTCCGTATCCGTGACTGCAAGACGTATTTCAATCGACCTCTCTGTTTACGTCTTCTCATTCCCCTCTTCGTGGCTCCGTCGGGCCGACCCCGACCCACGCGGGCACATGGCCACGCCCATCTCGACTGCCAGCTCGTCCTCTTTTCCATTTTCCCCTCCCAAACGGCCCCCCAAAATCCTCTCCTAGGGTTTGCCCACTTCCTTGCCGCGAGATCCAAACCCCAATGGAGGAGACGCTCGCCTTGCTCCGCCGCCCGGTAAGTCTCCGCCGCGCTGGCCGGACCCCGTATTAGCTGCGATTCCTACCAGTGTGTTTGGCTGAATTTTGTTTTGTGGGTGTGTGGTTCGTGCTGCAGAAGCGCCGCGGCCGCCCGCCGCGGCCGCGGGAGGAGTACCACCACGCGGACTTCGAGGATGTGGCCGAGGCGGACGGGCTCGCGCCGCCTCAGTCCAAGCGGAagcgcgccgcctccgccgccgccgccgcgtccctgGAGGACCAGCCACTCATCGGTCTGTGACCCgtccaccctctctctctctctctctctctcgctctcgctcgcTCTCCCCCGTTCTGATGAAGCATATCGGTTCATGGTAGAGAATGGTATTGGAAAACATTAGAGTTAGTATTTATGATGATGTTGGCAATCCCAGCCAATATGGTAGCCCTGGACCTAGTTCTACCATGTCCCACTTACACATGATAAGCAGGGTATTCTAGTAAGAAGGCTTCAGCTGACCAGTTTACTGGTTACCATTTGAGCGTTTATTAAGGGATATAACTAATTGGAACATGCCTGAACTAAATCTCTTTTAGTAACTATATAATCTTTCACCTGTATGAATTTTTTTAATTCGTACTATCTTGCAACTTGCAGATATTATCAAACATAATGGCAGGCTGATCAGCCATGCTGTCAAAAGGTTGGTTGAGGATTACGAGTCAAAGAAAAATTCGGTGACGTTTCAGATTTTAACAATGCTATTTGAGGTACTAGCACtgatttttttttgtgtttttggGTCTTGGTTCTCCTGCTGCATTAGTTGATAAACCTATGAATCTTATTATGGCAGGCTTGTGGCGCCAAGCATGAGATTTATCCTGACTACCTTCGCGAGTCTGATGTGGATGACATTGTGGTGTCTCTTGTTGACCTAGCTAGGAAAGTATCCTTTTGTGACTTGTTCAGAAGAGTGAACAGAGAATCATCGTCTGTAATCTGATTGATTGTCCAATATTCATATTGACCGTATCATGTGTATTGCCCTCCGCTCAATCAAACTAATATGTATGTTTTCTTTTGAGTGAATTTGCGATACCTTAACTTGAAATTAGGGTCTGGTGGAAGATAATTACAACTCAAAGCATAAGGATCTCAAAAACTTCAAAGAGAACCTGGTTTCTTTTTGGGATAGCTTAGTGCTTGAATGCCAGAATGGCCCATTGTTTGATGACCTCTTGTTCCAAAAAATCAAAGACTATGTGGTTGCTCTGTCATGGTAATTTGGGCTTACTTCCCCCCTCCCTCCCTGCCCCGTTGCACTGTATGCATGTATTTAACATGCTTATTACTTGGTGTATCTTAGTGCTCCTCCAAGGGTATATCGCCAAGTAGCTTCATTGATTGGGCTCCAGCTTGTAACGTCATTCATATCTGTTGCTAAGACTCTGAGCGGACAACGCGAGACCACTCAAAGGCAGTTGAATGCGGAGAAGAAAAAGCAAAGTGATGGACCACTTATTGAATCTCTCAACAATAGATTAGCCCTTACTCATGCAAACATTACATACTTGGAGGAATTGATGCGGAAGATATTCGGCGGGTGAGACCTTGTACAAAACACGCGTAATTGTACTCTACTGtacatatttgttttttttcttagtaccactaacacccttctccagaccccgcacagagcgggagctctctgcactaggtacaCCCTTTGTTTTACATATGAAATTATTTCACACGCGCCCAAATAAAGTTGCAAGCATTTGATGTTTCAATATGGTTGTCCTGCTGTATGCTTTGGGAAATTTGTTGTTAGTTGGTATTGTTTTGTTATCTTCTCTTTGGGCCCTCAGTATACTTGGTGGTGATGTATGTCGGTGTTGCATTGCCTGTCAGGGCTTGAAACCTGATTTTTTAAATATGTATATAATAGGCAGATCTCCTGCATCTTCATTTCAAAGAAGTATCTGCATTTATGTTGGTTTTTGTGTCTGCTGAATTTCTACTTGTCACATGTAGGTTATTCATGCACCGTTATCGTGATGTTGATCCTGAGATCCGGATGTCCTGTATCAGATCTCTAGGTATTTGGGTTGTCTCTTATCCATCACTCTTTTTGCAAGATATATATTTGAAGTATCTTGGGTGGACACTAAATGACAAGGTAACAGATATTAAGTTCATTTGTTTTTTAGCTTACTAAAGCTTCTATGCGTCTGTGACAATGAAGACTTTATTTTGTGCATTCCATCAATGTAGAATGCTGGAGTTAGGAGGACTTCCATTCTTGCCTTGCAAAGTCTTTATGAAGTGGATGATAACATACCTTCTCTTGGTCTCTTTACTGAGAGGTTTTACACCAGGATGATCCAGCTTGCTGATGATATTGATGTTTCAGTAGCTGTGTCAGCTATAGGGTTGATCAAGCAATTGCTGAGGTGTGTTTTTGCAAGATATACTCTTTTGCACCCTTCTTATCTAGTTTGCTGATTATTTTGCCTGCACATTCATAAGCTAGGTGACTAGGTCAAGGTTCGGGATCTACAGTCTTTGATGGTTTGGCTTGCCAATGAATTCTTTGAACCAGTATAGCTCTTTCATGTTCGATTAACAGTTACATGATGCTTATTCAAACCTTTTGAACTCTGCACTAATTTTATCTGTTGAAAATTAAGTTTAAACAATATTCAGGTTCTTTGACTAACCTAATTTTTGTTGGTAGAAAATTAAGTCCATACAATACTATATGATCTAATAATGACTAAGAGACGCTATTTCTTAAGTCATTTAATCATCTTACACTAGGTACCATGAGAACAGTGTTTTTGTTCTTAAAACAAATGCAATATATATTGTTCTTTCTTTTCCAGGCATCAACTgttgagtgatgatgatttgggCCCACTATATGATCTTCTCATTGATGAGCCTCCAATGATTAGGCGTGCGATTGGTGAGTTAGTTTATGATCACCTAATAGCACAAAACATCAAGACCTCTCATCCCGGAGCTAGAGGTACTTTCTTCTACAAGCTTTCTATACTTCAAAGTAGGGTTCTATCAAACTACTTGGTCAGTTATTAATTATATTCTTATTCCAGATGGGGAAAATGAACCTTCTGAGGTCCATATTGGTCGAATGCTGCAAATCCTTAGGGAATTTTCAGATGACCCAGTCCTCAGTTCATACGTCATTGATGATATTTGGGATGACATGAAGGCGATGAAAGTATGCTCTACAAATTTGATTAACTTTATCCTTGAAAAGAATTATCATGTATTGTTGTCAGTGAGCCATTCCTGATGCAACTGAAATATTTTGATTTTTAGGATTGGAGGTGTATAGTTTCTGTGCTTCTTGATGAAAATCCTGCAATTGAGCTTACTGACATGGATGGAACAAATCTAGTTCGCATGCTGTATGCCTCTGCAAGGAAGGCTGTTGGGGAAAGAATAGTTCCTGCAGTGGACAACAGAAAGCTGTACTACAATAAAGGCCAAAAGGTGTCTAGTCCATTTCTGTGTTCATTTTCACTTTAATAAATTTGTTAATGATTGGCAGTGTTATCAAGTTGTCCAATTAATCATGATTAATCGTCCTAGTTGGTATCCTGGACTCGACTAGGGGCTACAACTCGATTAGGCCAATTAGTTTCCTGGTCGACTAGGGGGTGGACAACCAGAAACAGAATGGAATTGCTGGGCAGTGTAGGACATGGGCTACATCTGTGATGGCTTAGGCCACTTCGGCTCATGTTTTTCAGCCCAATTTGCAACTGTACATACAGCCACCACCCTAGAGTTATCTTCATGCTTGATTTGTGCTCTAGAACATATAGTATATTAGTATATATTTGGTATGTTTGTCCTGGTATATATATAAGGATGCTTAGGGGACAACTAGGACCGACCAGTGACCACTAATCGCCCTGGCTGATGACTAATTGTGACTAGTTGCCTGGTCGATCCCATAGCGATTAGGATCGACTAGACGACTTGCTAACACTGATGATTAGTAGTTCTATTCTTGATGGTTTGTGGCATTGCCTCATTAGTGTTCTTTATTCCAGTACCAGCTTGGGAGATATTATAGGTCTTCAAGCATTCCACTCAGAAACTACTTTAATTTTGTTAAATACTGACAATGTCTTCAATTTGGTTCCGGAATAAATATTCTGTTTGAATAGGTAAATGATTATGTAGGTAATATTAGTTGTATAAGTGAATTTTCTGAACTTCAGGATATCTCTTAGTATTCCTTACCTCTACCTGGTTACTTTTAAGGAGTTCTGGGTATGCCTATTTGGGGGAGTAACTGTCATCTGTGTTGGGTTTAGGGTTGAATCGGTCTGCTTCTAGGTGCAGATGGGCTGACATGTATGCTGGTTGCAAGAGAGCAGGGTCCCTGTAATTTTGATTGAGCATGCAACCCATTGGTGTATATTGACAGTTCTGCTACTAACCCACCCCAACCCGTAGTAACCAGCATAAGCAGTCTGGTCCGGTTCAGTCTGGGTGGGTTGGGTTAGCTTAACCCTTGAACAGCCCTTGTTACTGCTGTAACTGCTAACAGTCTAACACTAGCTTGTTGGAATGTAATGTGTCTGGGCTTCTCCGGATCAGTTAACTGTTAAACAGTAAATACATTAACTAATTTATTGAATACAAACTTCTTTTTTTCTGATCTTGTGGAAAAATTATTTTAGTTAAAGGTATTTAGATCCTACGGATCTGTACTAAATTACTTTCTGTAGTGTCCTTTCCCCTTGAAGGCTGCATCTTATATCTGTGTTATTTTCAGATTCTTCCTGATCAACTCCTTGTTAAATATTTTGTTCATGTCATCGatggtttttaaaaaaaaatcaatttacGCTTGACTTTGTTCAATGTTTTTTAGTGCTATTActcaaacataaaagtatttacAGGAATTATTGGAAAATAGCAGGCGTGAAATAACAAGTGCCTTATTGACAAGGTATCCACAGCTTTTAAGAAAATTCATATCTGACAAAGCTAAGATATCACCCCTAGTTGATATGATGACTCTTTTGAAACTTGAGTTGTATTCATACAAAAGGCAAGAGAAGGTCAGTGTCAAAGCTATATATTTTTTTTCCTTCTGTTTATGCTCTTCTGCTGAACTTGTTGCTAATAATTTCTTGAATTTGGTTCAGCATTTCAAGACAGCCATAGATCTCATCGCAGATGCTTTCTTTAAACATGGTGAGAAGGGCCCACTGAGATCTTGCATCAAGGCAATTATTTTCTGTTGCATCGAGTGCCAGGCTGATCTTAAAGATTATGCTGAAAATAAACTTAAGAATCTTGAAGATGAGTTGGTCTTGAAAGTCAGAACTgcaatcaaggaagtagaggtaCACATTATTCATTCTTTTTTTTCCTGAACTGAAGTAATGAGGGTAATACGATACAATTGTCATTACAGGCAGGTGATGATGAATACTCCCTCTTGGTTAATTTGAAGCGGCTTTATGAACTTCAGCTGTCAAAACCTGTCAAGAATGATAGTTTATTTGAGGATATGTACCGAATCCTTGCTCATCTTAGGGATATGGATAATGAGGTGTGAACACTTTGTTTTTGATGATTAGCTCTCATCTCTGCAGAATTGATAGCACATTGAGCTGATGTTTTCATCAATTTTAGGTGAAGAGCTTTCTCCTCCTCAATATGCACCTTCAAGTAGCTTGGTCCCTTCATGCAATTGATGGTGAAAACCCATCTGAAACATGTATTGATGAACTTTTATCAAAGCAAAGCTCACTTTTTGATCAACTCTATTATTATTTAGTGGTACTGCCCACTTATCAGAAAGAGGGGAGGAGCACCACTGTACTTTCATGCAGAGTAAGTCTTGTGATTTCTGAACGTAAAAAATATCAGGAACATGTTGGTGTATCTCCATGGTTACATTGGATTGGACTAATTGACTTATTAGTTTGTTTTGTTTTTAGGTCTGCATCATTACCGCAGAGATGTGGTGCTTGTTTAAGAAGTCAAAATATTCTTCGACAAGACTAGAGAGTCTGGGTTATCTCCCACAGTCAGATATGGTTCAGAAGTTCTGGAAACTATGTGAACAACAGCTCAATATATCAGGTCTTGCTATGGGACACACACTCCTGCCTTGAATTGCAA is part of the Miscanthus floridulus cultivar M001 chromosome 9, ASM1932011v1, whole genome shotgun sequence genome and encodes:
- the LOC136484302 gene encoding sister-chromatid cohesion protein 3-like; protein product: MEETLALLRRPKRRGRPPRPREEYHHADFEDVAEADGLAPPQSKRKRAASAAAAASLEDQPLIDIIKHNGRLISHAVKRLVEDYESKKNSVTFQILTMLFEACGAKHEIYPDYLRESDVDDIVVSLVDLARKGLVEDNYNSKHKDLKNFKENLVSFWDSLVLECQNGPLFDDLLFQKIKDYVVALSCAPPRVYRQVASLIGLQLVTSFISVAKTLSGQRETTQRQLNAEKKKQSDGPLIESLNNRLALTHANITYLEELMRKIFGGLFMHRYRDVDPEIRMSCIRSLGIWVVSYPSLFLQDIYLKYLGWTLNDKNAGVRRTSILALQSLYEVDDNIPSLGLFTERFYTRMIQLADDIDVSVAVSAIGLIKQLLRHQLLSDDDLGPLYDLLIDEPPMIRRAIGELVYDHLIAQNIKTSHPGARDGENEPSEVHIGRMLQILREFSDDPVLSSYVIDDIWDDMKAMKDWRCIVSVLLDENPAIELTDMDGTNLVRMLYASARKAVGERIVPAVDNRKLYYNKGQKELLENSRREITSALLTRYPQLLRKFISDKAKISPLVDMMTLLKLELYSYKRQEKHFKTAIDLIADAFFKHGEKGPLRSCIKAIIFCCIECQADLKDYAENKLKNLEDELVLKVRTAIKEVEAGDDEYSLLVNLKRLYELQLSKPVKNDSLFEDMYRILAHLRDMDNEVKSFLLLNMHLQVAWSLHAIDGENPSETCIDELLSKQSSLFDQLYYYLVVLPTYQKEGRSTTVLSCRVCIITAEMWCLFKKSKYSSTRLESLGYLPQSDMVQKFWKLCEQQLNISDETEDEDANEEYIEDTNRDAVMIAAAKLVLADTVSKDYLGPEIVSHYVSHGASTTEIIKQLITSLKKNTNFDMGALFFEALKRAYERYMAHVHDGENLILTGKSYSECQDLASRLAGSYVGAARIKNKSDILKIIQDGVSFAFVDLPNQLSFLEASLLPFVSKLQSSDIPDILADVEKRTQDTNMVGDQGAWRPFFTFVEHLRDKHAKNEVLHEEEEKPVRRRGRPRKVRDVPDAPDLRSARDVRGKKLFRDEGHNSSGEESISASDHQGHGEDEDSDGDADQPLINTIRSSAVKLRSLKVSQQGTSSHKGVPGPSGSNS